From Mytilus galloprovincialis chromosome 9, xbMytGall1.hap1.1, whole genome shotgun sequence, the proteins below share one genomic window:
- the LOC143044448 gene encoding DNA-directed RNA polymerase III subunit RPC8-like, translating to MFVLVEMKDTVRIPPWLFNIKFNDAVNEALNKKFANKVVHNVGLCIALWDITKIEDSFIFPGDGASHSIVHFRYIVYRPFIDEVLTGKTKSCSKEGVYVSMGFFDDILIPADAMQHPSRFDDKEQLWAWSYEVEEEKHDLFMDIGEEIRFRVVDETFVDTTPTGPDGTSVETSDNPDSESKKSPYTIVGSISEPGLGLLSWWNS from the exons ATGTTTGTGTTGGTAGAAATGAAAGATACTGTGAGGATCCCTCCATGGCTGTTCAATATCAAATTCAACGATGCAGTAAATGAGGCTCTGAACAAAAAATTTGCCAATAAG GTAGTACATAATGTTGGACTATGCATTGCATTGTGGGATATCACCAAAATTGAGGACAGTTTTATATTCCCAGGAGATGGAGCATCACACTCAATAG TTCATTTCAgatatatagtatacagaccaTTTATTGATGAAGTATTGACGGGTAAAACTAAAAGTTGTAGTAAAGAAGGAGTTTATG TTTCTATGGGTTTCTTTGATGATATATTAATACCTGCTGATGCCATGCAGCACCCTTCAAGATT CGATGATAAAGAACAACTTTGGGCATGGAGTTACGAAGTTGAGGAAGAAAAACATGATCTTTTTATGGATATTGGTGAAGAAATTAG attccGTGTTGTTGACGAAACTTTTGTAGATACCACACCTACAGGACCAGATGGTACCAGTGTTGAAACCAGTGATAATCCTGATTCGGAATCAAAGAAATCCCCGTACACAATTGTA GGATCTATATCAGAACCTGGCCTTGGACTACTATCATGGTGGAACAGCTAA